From the genome of Suricata suricatta isolate VVHF042 chromosome 3, meerkat_22Aug2017_6uvM2_HiC, whole genome shotgun sequence, one region includes:
- the LOC115286465 gene encoding prothymosin alpha-like: MSDAAVDTSSEVTTTDLKEKKAVVEEAENGRDAPADGNANEENGEQEADNEVDEEEEEGGEEEEEGDGEEEDGDEDEEAEAAEDDEDDDVDTKKQKTDEDD, encoded by the coding sequence ATGTCAGACGCGGCCGTGGACACCAGCTCCGAGGTCACCACCACGGACTTAAAGGAGAAGAAGGCAGTTGTGGAGGAGGCGGAGAATGGAAGAGACGCCCCTGCTGACGGGAACGCTAATGAGGAAAATGGGGAGCAGGAGGCTGACAATGAGGtagatgaagaagaggaagaagggggagaggaggaagaggaaggcgaCGGTGAGGAAGAGGATGGAGATGaagatgaggaggctgaggcagcTGAAGATGATGAGGACGACGACGTCGACACCAAGAAGCAAAAGACCGACGAGGATGACTAG